Within Rhizobium sp. N324, the genomic segment CGCTGACCCCACTTGCACTGCTCGCCTTCGGCGTTGCCTTGGGGGAGGAACATTGGAATGGCCTTCGCGCCTTCGCCATGCTCCTTGGCGCTTTTGGCCTTGGCCTTCTTTTCGCGCCGTCGGTCGATCTGACTGGGCTTGAGAAAGGTTCGCCGATGATCGGGCTCGGGGCGATCGCCTGGGCAGCCGTTTCCTCGGCCTGGGGATCCGTGCTGGCAAAACCTCTGATATCAAACTATGGCAGCTGGCGCCTTTCCGGGTTGACGACGCTGATCGGCGGTACCGTGTTGCTGATTGCCTCGCTCGCGATAGAGCCTCGGTCGGCCGAGAGCCTGGTCACGCCCTGGGAATGGCAAGCGGTTGCCGGCTGGCTATTCCTCGTCATCTTCGGTTCGCTGCTCGGCTACAGCATCTATATGCAGCTCTTGCGCGACACCGGCCCTGCAAGAGCAGGCAGCTTCGCTTTCGTGTCTCCTGCCATTGCGGTCTCAGTCGGCGTGATCTTCGCCGACGAGCCCGCTGAACCGCAAAGATTTATCGGCATGGGACTGATGGTCCTTGCCGCGGCGATCTGCTTATCCGCTGACCGCTTGCCGCGCTTTTCAAACAGGCGACCGACCTTGGGCGTCACAGATGATTGCCACCGTTAGCGGACAGGACGATCAGGGCCGTCTGCTACTCCAGGCCGCGGCTCATGGTCAGCTCTGCGTAGCAGATCCGGGGACTCAGCCGACCTGCTCGACAGAAAGGGTGCCCCCCGGGAGCGGCTTGATCAACGACTTCGCGGAAACGGTCGGGTCAAGCCAATCTGCCCAGGAGCCGCGTTCCAGGATGACAATCTGCCGATCGTGGTACGGCGCGATGTCCGGCCCTGGCTCCATCGTCAGCATGGTGAAGGCTTGGCCCAACTCCGGTGTTTCGCGCCAGATGCCGGCAATGCAGAAGATCGGTTCGTTCTTCTTCGTGAACAGCCACTTGTCCTTGCGCTTCTTTTTCGGGTCTGTTGGATCGGTGAACTCGTAAAAGCCGCCGGCAACAATCAGGCAGCGATTGGAAGTGAACTCGCGACCTTCCGACCGAAAGTTATAAACCGGCCGTTTGTTCGGTCCGGGCCAGCTCCAACGCCGCTGCACGAGCTCGGCTTCCTCGCGGTCACCATCGATCGTCCTGACGATCGGGCCTATATCGGTGATCTTGATGTCTTCGCGCGCTTCGAGATTGGGCGCGCCTTCACCGAAACGGATCTTGATCTTGAGATCGGCGAAATCCTCGACAACCGAGGCGACATCCACCATCAGCCGATAATCATTGCACATCGCTCTTCCCTTCACGTGTGGTCCAGTCATTGAGGCGCTACAGGTGCAAAATATGCTCGAATTGTATGCGCCCCGGGGTGAGGCGTTCGCCCGCCTTCTTTGTCGGCAGGCGGAGCGCGACCAGTCTTTGATCAGTAAAGTTTGCCGCCCGACGATGGGTGGGCGATCGCGAACGTGCCGCATGACCATCTGAAGTACAGTCTCATTTGCACGCATCCATTGGACTACCAGTCTTCGATTATCAGCACAGTTTTATCCATCGGTCTTGTCTAATATGCGTGTTCTTGGTATGTTCCAGAAGTTATGAACGCGATCGTTTTTCGGTCCGATGCTCCGCTCAATGAGCGCCGCGTCATCATCCGGCGCCATGACGGCGATGTGGAGATGGTGGAACTGCCGTGGGGCCTGCGCCCACGCGACGGCGGTCCGCGCGCGGTGAACGTCATCCGTTCGGAAGGACGGAGATTTCCGACACACCGCTGCCTGGTGCCGGTCTCGGAGTTTCGCCACAAGAGCTTCAGATTCTCGCTCGCCAATGGCGACTGGTTCTATTTCGCGGGAATCTGGCGGCCGACAGCTGCGGATTGGGCGGAGGCCTATGCCGTCCTGACGATCGAGGCAAATGCCGATATCGCGCCGTTCCACGACCGGCAGATGGCGGCGCTGACACGCGACCAGCGCATGGCTTGGCTGGACGGACTTGTCCCCGAAGAGGAAATCCTACGGCCGCTGCCGGCGGGCACCTTCCGGGTCAAGCGCCACGCTGGCGCGCCTGCCCAGCCGATGCTGGCGGTCTAAAGCGCCAGTCTCAGCTGCGGTTCCGTCCCGAAGCTCTGCCGCTCCAGCGATGACAGCGAGACGCCGAGCAGCCGAACGCCCTTTCGAGGCGGAAAGACCGGCGCCAGCAACAGGCTGACGATGTCCTCCAGATCGGTGATCGCCGCGAGAGGAGCCGGAATCGTTTTGCTGCGGGTAATCTGGTTGAAGTCGGCATATTTGACCTTAAGCGTCACCGTTTTGGCGCCGATCCCATTGGCCTCGCAATAGCCCCACACCTTTTCGATCAGCGGCTGAAGACCTTCGCGCGCCGCCTCGTAGGCATGGAGGTCTTTGGAGAAGGTATCTTCGGCGCCGACGGATTTGCGCACTCGGTTCGGCCTGACCTGGCGCTCGTCGACCCCGCGCGCAATGCCGTAAAAATAGGGTCCCGACTTCCCGAAATGCTCCACCAGGAACTCAAGGGTTTGCTGCTTGAGGTCCGCGCCGGTTTCGATCCCAAGCCGGTGCATCTTCTCAGTCGTCGCGGGACCGACGCCATGGAATTTCTTGACCGGAAGGGCCTCCACGAAAGCTGGGCCGTTCTTCGGCGTGATGACGGCCTGACCATTGGGCTTGTTGAGGTCACTCGCCATCTTGGCGAGGAATTTGTTGTAGGAAATTCCAGCCGACGCATTGAGGCCGGTGATCTGCTTGATCTTGGTTCGGATCTCCCGGGCGATGTCGGTGGCGATCTGCATGCCCCTGAGATTTTCGGTGACATCGAGATAGGCCTCATCGAGCGAGAGGGGCTCGACGTCAGGCGTGTATTCGGCGAAGATCTCGCGGATCTGCTGCGACACCGCCTTATAAACGTCGAAGCGTGGCGGCACGAAGATGAGGTCCGGGCATTTTCTCCTAGCGGTCACCGACGGCATCGCCGAATGGATACCATAGGCGCGGGCCTCGTAACTCGCTGCCGCCACCACGCCGCGGGCGGCCGATCCGCCGACGGCTATCGGTTTGCCGCGCAGCTCGGGATTATCGCGTTGCTCGACCGACGCGTAGAAGGCGTCCATGTCGACGTGGACGATTTTTCGAAAGGGGGTCGAGCTCATCGTTCGTTCATGGCGGCTTCAGCGCTAGTCTATGGGATCGGCAATCAATCAAAGCCGAAACAAAGAGAGAACATAGCAGGCTTCGGCGCTATATCAACTATCCCCGCGGATGCCTCGGTTCTGCGCCGAACTTCCAGCCGCCCAAGGCGTTCTCATTCTGTGGAAACCTTCTATCAGAGACACTGAGCGGACGGCGGCACCGCGACGATCAGAGCCACGTTCGAGACGTGATGGTTCAGCACGGTAGCCTCACTCGGCCGCTGACATCGGCGCTAGTCGAGCAGACGATAATAGTCGCTCCCCGACCTGAATATAGCGACCTGAAATCTTCTGGAGCGGATGCGCGGGCTGAATCTGGCGCCTCCCAAACCTACCCTCAATACAGGGATTCTGAGGTTATCATGTTCCCGTGGCAAACTGCACAAGGTGCAAACCCCTCGAAAAGGCCGATCTCGCTTTGTGTCAGAGGGTGTTCTACCACCTCGTTGCCGCTAGACGGATCAAATCGGAAGCGGAGCGCGAGGAACTGGCCAATCGAATTCTTCAGTCGTTTCGACATGGGGTGAAAGATGAGGACGCTCTGGTGCGGTTGCTGATGTAAAGCTCGCAAGAGTGGGAACTTATTTACAAGCGGTGAGTTCGACGGGCGGATGCGGGTCCCTTCTTCCCCCATCCGCCTTTCCACTGAATATCATTGCCCCGCAAAACTTGCGGGGCTTTTTTTGATCGATAAATCGACTTCCAGTCCGTCCATGTTGATCAAGCGTGAAGCATCCGAACCTTCGATGGGCGAGGCATGCATTCGCCTGGATGCGCAGCGTTCGATTGCGACCACCGGCGCCGGAACCGTGACGTCTCGTCGAGGTTGGAGGGCTGCAAAGGAGTTCCAGCGATGACAGCTACGCCGGCAATACTGGACGCGATGGTGATAGGTGCCGGGCCGGCAGGCATGGCGGCCGCCATTTACCTGGCACGGCTAAACCGCAGCGTTGTCGTCATCGATTCAGGCCACAGCCGTGCACTGCTTATCCCGCTCTCGCGAAATCATCCGGCCTTTCCCGAAGGCATCGAAGGGCGCGAGCTATCGAGACGCATGAAAACGCAGCTGCAGAACCTGGGTGT encodes:
- a CDS encoding SOS response-associated peptidase family protein, whose translation is MNAIVFRSDAPLNERRVIIRRHDGDVEMVELPWGLRPRDGGPRAVNVIRSEGRRFPTHRCLVPVSEFRHKSFRFSLANGDWFYFAGIWRPTAADWAEAYAVLTIEANADIAPFHDRQMAALTRDQRMAWLDGLVPEEEILRPLPAGTFRVKRHAGAPAQPMLAV
- a CDS encoding SOS response-associated peptidase; protein product: MCNDYRLMVDVASVVEDFADLKIKIRFGEGAPNLEAREDIKITDIGPIVRTIDGDREEAELVQRRWSWPGPNKRPVYNFRSEGREFTSNRCLIVAGGFYEFTDPTDPKKKRKDKWLFTKKNEPIFCIAGIWRETPELGQAFTMLTMEPGPDIAPYHDRQIVILERGSWADWLDPTVSAKSLIKPLPGGTLSVEQVG
- a CDS encoding DMT family transporter, which translates into the protein MSRRNFLKFAVLCCVWGLTWIAVKLGVETVPPMVFAATRFMVAGAAFIVLAWARGQGKAVAKADIRRLIIVSLLMITLCYGPLFWGMQFVPSGTAAVLEMSLTPLALLAFGVALGEEHWNGLRAFAMLLGAFGLGLLFAPSVDLTGLEKGSPMIGLGAIAWAAVSSAWGSVLAKPLISNYGSWRLSGLTTLIGGTVLLIASLAIEPRSAESLVTPWEWQAVAGWLFLVIFGSLLGYSIYMQLLRDTGPARAGSFAFVSPAIAVSVGVIFADEPAEPQRFIGMGLMVLAAAICLSADRLPRFSNRRPTLGVTDDCHR
- the dinB gene encoding DNA polymerase IV, with the translated sequence MSSTPFRKIVHVDMDAFYASVEQRDNPELRGKPIAVGGSAARGVVAAASYEARAYGIHSAMPSVTARRKCPDLIFVPPRFDVYKAVSQQIREIFAEYTPDVEPLSLDEAYLDVTENLRGMQIATDIAREIRTKIKQITGLNASAGISYNKFLAKMASDLNKPNGQAVITPKNGPAFVEALPVKKFHGVGPATTEKMHRLGIETGADLKQQTLEFLVEHFGKSGPYFYGIARGVDERQVRPNRVRKSVGAEDTFSKDLHAYEAAREGLQPLIEKVWGYCEANGIGAKTVTLKVKYADFNQITRSKTIPAPLAAITDLEDIVSLLLAPVFPPRKGVRLLGVSLSSLERQSFGTEPQLRLAL